One genomic region from Balaenoptera acutorostrata chromosome 1, mBalAcu1.1, whole genome shotgun sequence encodes:
- the LOC103006548 gene encoding solute carrier family 25 member 44 isoform X4, whose translation MEDKRNIQIIEWEHLDKKKFYVFGVAMTMMIRVSVYPFTLIRTRLQVQKGKSLYHGTFDAFIKILRADGVTGLYRGFLVNTFTLISGQCYVTTYELTRKFVADYSQSNTVKSLVAGGSASLVAQSITVPIDVVSQHLMMQRKGEKTGRFQVRGTPEGQGVVAFGQTKDIIRQILRADGLRGFYRGYVASLLTYIPNSAVWWPFYHFYAGLPWWRSG comes from the coding sequence ATGGAGGACAAACGTAACATCCAGATCATCGAGTGGGAACACCTGGACAAGAAGAAGTTCTACGTGTTTGGTGTGGCAATGACAATGATGATCCGTGTCAGCGTCTACCCATTCACCCTCATCCGCACTCGCTTGCAGGTTCAGAAAGGCAAGAGCCTCTACCATGGGACCTTTGATGCCTTCATCAAGATCCTACGGGCAGATGGTGTGACTGGCCTCTACCGGGGGTTCCTGGTCAACACCTTCACCCTCATATCTGGCCAGTGCTATGTTACCACTTATGAGCTCACCCGGAAGTTTGTAGCTGACTACAGCCAGAGCAACACAGTCAAATCACTGGTGGCCGGTGGCTCGGCCTCTCTCGTGGCTCAGAGCATCACGGTGCCCATTGATGTGGTCTCCCAGCACCTGATGATGCAGCGCAAGGGTGAGAAAACGGGCCGCTTCCAAGTGCGAGGGACTCCAGAGGGACAAGGGGTAGTTGCCTTTGGCCAAACCAAGGACATCATCAGGCAGATCCTGCGGGCTGATGGACTTCGTGGCTTCTACCGGGGCTACGTGGCTTCGCTGCTTACTTACATCCCGAACAGTGCTGTCTGGTGGCCCTTCTACCACTTCTATGCAG